One Microcaecilia unicolor chromosome 4, aMicUni1.1, whole genome shotgun sequence genomic region harbors:
- the ATP4B gene encoding potassium-transporting ATPase subunit beta: protein MATFNEKKTCSQRMENFGRFVWNPDTGELLGRTLVKWVYISLYYVAFYLVIIGLFALALYSLMKTLNPYTPDYQDRLHSPGVTLRPDNYGEEGIEICFNVSDPKTWAPYVSTLHNFLSAYNASLQNATNRNCEHMTGYYPKKTFSGPDDTACSCQFTREMLGNCSGLCDSNFGYDTGKPCLIIKMNRIINFCPGNETDPPYVDCTATENGELGEVEYFPSNRSFPLYYFPYYGKKAQPNYTNPLVAVKLLNTKNNTEISVVCKVVGKGISSDNPHDPYEGKVSFKLKIET, encoded by the exons ATGGCAACTTTCAATGAAAAGAAGACTTGCAGCCAGCGTATGGAAAACTTTGGGCGTTTTGTCTGGAATCCAGACACAGGAGAGCTCTTGGGAAGAACCCTAGTTAAATGGG TGTACATCAGTCTGTATTATGTGGCCTTCTACCTGGTCATAATAGGATTATTTGCACTAGCCTTGTATTCCTTGATGAAAACTCTCAATCCATATACACCGGATTATCAAGATCGACTACATTCACCAG GAGTGACATTACGACCAGACAACTATGGGGAAGAGGGAATTGAAATCTGTTTCAACGTTTCTGATCCCAAAACTTGGGCACCCTATGTAAGCACGCTTCACAATTTTCTATCAG CATACAACGCAAGCTTGCAAAATGCAACCAACAGGAACTGTGAGCACATGACTGGATATTACCCCAAGAAGACATTTTCAGGTCCAGATGACACTGCATGTTCTTGCCAGTTTACAAGAGAAATGCTTGGTAACTGCTCTGGGTTGTGTGACAGCAATTTTGGATATGACACTGGGAAGCCTTGTCTTATTATAAAAATGAACAGG ATTATCAACTTCTGCCCTGGAAATGAAACAGATCCCCCATATGTGGACTGCACAGCTACA GAGAATGGAGAGCTTGGCGAAGTTGAATACTTCCCATCAAATCGTTCTTTTCCTCTGTATTACTTCCCTTATTATGGAAAGAAGGCCCAG ccAAACTACACAAATCCCTTGGTGGCTGTGAAACTTTTAAATACCAAGAACAATACAGAGATATCAGTGGTGTGCAAAGTCGTTGGAAAAGGAATCTCTTCAGACAATCCTCATGACCCGTATGAAGGAAAAGTATCATTCAAACTTAAAATAGAAACTTAA